GGAATGCAGCGCGGGAACAAAGCATTGATCGTAGCGGAAGGGATTTATGGCCCGGGCGAAAAATTCCTCGGTGTCGTCATCTGCGCCATAGATTTTGAAGTCCTGGCAAAAAAACATATCCTGCCCATCCATATTGGTAAAGAGGGCCACGCGTGGCTGGCTGACATCAGCAACAGGACCATGCTCGTCGGCCCCAGCGGACGCTTGGTGGGTCTCAGTTTTGAAGAAGCATTCCTCCCGCGCTGGCCAAGGCTGTATCAGCTTCTGCTTTCCATGGAAAATGGCAAGCCGGGAAGCGACTGGTATGACTATCTGGATCCCGGCACCTATCAGCATCAGGTACGGAAGATCGGCAGCTATCATCCCATCCGTATCGAGAACCGCCTCTGGGCGCTGGGCATATCCACTCCCGAGCACGAGGTGGAAGAGCTGCTGTCCACTTTTCTTCATCGTCAGGAACTCTTTGCCAACACACTGTTGGTCACGGTCCTGGGGGTGGCGACTTTGCTTCTCGGGTTCCTCATCAACTGGAACCGTGTGTTGTCGGCTCAGGTTCAAAACCACACCCGTGCCCTCAGTGAGGCACACACCAGGCTGGAGTCCACTTTTGATGAACTGTTGGTGGCGAAGAAGGTCGCGGCGGTGGGGCAGCTTGCCCTTGGTCTGTCCCATGAGATCCGCAACCCACTGTCTGCTATTCAGATGAACATGCAGATGATCAGGAAAAAAATTGACCTTGCCGGTACCTTGCGGGAAAATTTTGCCATCGTCGACGGGGAGATCCAGCGGCTTAACCGACTGCTCAAGGACGTCATGGACTTCGCCCGTCCCAGATCCCTGAACCTGCAAAATACCGAGCTCAAGGAAATTATCAGCAGGCTGATGCAGCTGTTGTCCCAGCGCCTGGAGGAACAGCTGATCAGGACAACGGTCCGCACCGAGTCCCCCATTCAACTTGTCTGTGATCCGGAGCAGATCCATCAGGTACTGCTGAACCTGATTCTGAATGCCATGGAAGCCATGAACGAAACACCAGGAGAAAGGCATCTCACCATCTTCGCCCGCAGTGCAGACGGAATGGCCTTGGTCACGGTAAGTGACACCGGGGGAGGGATCCCCCAGGGCAAGCTGGAACAGCTTTTCGATCCATTTTATACCACCAGGGCTTCCGGCGGTGGACTGGGCCTTTCCATAGTACAGACCATCGTTCTGCGTCACGGCGGGTCGGTGGCGGTGGAGAGCCAGCCGGGGCAGGGTGCCACATTTACCGTGGCCCTTCCCCTGAAAGGACCTGCAGGAACAGGAGATATGAGCCAATGAAAACGATTCTGATCGCCGATGACGATAAAGCAATCCGCCGCACACTGGAGCTGCATCTTACGGAGGTTGGCTACAGGGTGGTCACGGCCGCCAACGGTTCCGATGCGGTCAACCTGGCCCTGGCGGACACCGCCATCGGGCACAACATCGATCTGATGCTGCTGGACCTGCGCCTGACCGGAATGGACGGTTTCGAGGTGCTGACCCTGGTCAAGGAAAAGAAGCCCTTCCTGCCGATCATCATGATCACCGCCTACGATGAAATGCAGACGGCCATCAAGGCCATTCGTCTGGGAGCCATCGATCACCTGGGTAAACCGGTGGATCTGGACCATCTGGACGAGGTCATCGACAAGATCTTCGAAATGAGCGCCCTGTCCCGCACCGGCGTCACCTTCAGCGATTCCTTCGATCCCCATTTCGAGCAGAACATCATGGTTGGCCGTACCCGGGCCATGAAAGAGGTCTATAAGACCATCGGCGCCGTGGCTGACTCCAGGGCGACAGTTCTTATCCAGGGGGAGAGCGGCACCGGCAAGGAGATGGTGGCACGTGCCATCCACTTCAACAGCCAGTTCCGTAATCGGCCGTTTATCGCCGTGGCGTGTTCAGCCCTGTCACCGACTATTCTGGAAAGCGAACTGTTCGGTCATGAAAAAGGGGCTTTTACCGGTGCTATCCGTACCAAGCCCGGCAAGTTCGAACTGGCCCAGGGGGGAACCCTGTTTCTTGATGAAATATCGGAGATCAGTCCGGAAATACAGGTGAAGCTTCTCCGTTTCATCCAGGAAAGGGAATTTGAGCGGGTCGGCGGCATCGAGACGATCAAGGCGGATGTGCGCATCGTTGCCGCTACCAATAAGAATTTGTCGACTCTGGTGGCAAGCGGCATGTTTCGCAATGATCTCTATTACCGGCTCAAGGTAGTTTCCATAGACCTCCCTCCCCTGAGGGAGCGGAAAGAGGATATTCCCATTCTGGTCAAGTTCCTTCTGGAAAAGCTGCACCATGAGACCGGCAAGCGGGTGGAGATCATTCCCCAGGAAACCATGAATAAAATACTGGAACACTCCTGGCCGGGTAACGTGCGGGAGCTGGAAAATACCCTGCGCCGTGCCGTCATCCTTTCCCATGGCAACATGCTCTTGCCCGAATCGCTACACCTGGAAGAGGGCTGCGACGGCCAGGAGCGCTTTCCCCTGCTGCTGAAACCCCTCCATGAAGTGGAACGGGAGCATATCCAGAACGTGCTCTGTTATGTGCGTAACGAAAAGAAACGAGCCGCGGAGATCCTCGGTATTTCGCGGCCTACCCTTGATCGCCGTATCAAGGAATACGGACTTGAGGAGGAAGATAAGCCGTGATTGCACCTATGGATAGCTGAAATTATAATAAAACGAAGTTATCCTTTTTACATGCTTTCCCGGTTCACCCGTCATGGCAGCTGTTATAAAGCCTTTTGGCCTTGCCTTACCCATGCCTTAGTTTTATCTCGCCTCCGCCGCCCGTTCAACTTTTTACCTTATCGATCATAATTTTACATGTCCGCATCTTTTTTTATCCAAATGATAAAATGACATCCTAGTCAAACGAATAGTTTTATAAATACAACATACTGAATTTAAAAAGAAAAAATAACATTTAACATCATGTCGAGGCGGCTGGATCATATTTTGCAAAACATTATTTTGTAAATCAACCGGCTGACCATTGGGACTTCTGATGCCGGTTTTATCAACCGATGTGATGCGGAGGCTTCAATATGGAAAAAACTTTACTGGTTATCAATCTGGGTTCGACGTCGACCAAGATAGCAGTGAGCAAATCGGAAGATATGCTGTTTACCGAGTCGGTCCCCCATACAGCAGAAGAGCTGAAAAAATACCAACGGATCATTGACCAGTACGAATTGAGGGAACGGACGGTACTTGACGTGCTGGCCGAAAAAAAGGTAGCGCTGGAGCAGCTGGACGGCATCGCCAGCCGGGGGGGCAACATGAAGCCGATTCCCGGCGGCATCTATGAAATCTGCCCGGCCATGATCGATGACATGAAAAGCGGCAAATATGGCCAGCATCCCAATATGTGCGGCGGTATTGTGGCCCACCAGCTGGGGAAGAAGCTGAATATTCCGGCGCTCACCGTCGATCC
This region of Geotalea daltonii FRC-32 genomic DNA includes:
- a CDS encoding sigma-54-dependent transcriptional regulator, translated to MKTILIADDDKAIRRTLELHLTEVGYRVVTAANGSDAVNLALADTAIGHNIDLMLLDLRLTGMDGFEVLTLVKEKKPFLPIIMITAYDEMQTAIKAIRLGAIDHLGKPVDLDHLDEVIDKIFEMSALSRTGVTFSDSFDPHFEQNIMVGRTRAMKEVYKTIGAVADSRATVLIQGESGTGKEMVARAIHFNSQFRNRPFIAVACSALSPTILESELFGHEKGAFTGAIRTKPGKFELAQGGTLFLDEISEISPEIQVKLLRFIQEREFERVGGIETIKADVRIVAATNKNLSTLVASGMFRNDLYYRLKVVSIDLPPLRERKEDIPILVKFLLEKLHHETGKRVEIIPQETMNKILEHSWPGNVRELENTLRRAVILSHGNMLLPESLHLEEGCDGQERFPLLLKPLHEVEREHIQNVLCYVRNEKKRAAEILGISRPTLDRRIKEYGLEEEDKP
- a CDS encoding sensor histidine kinase, with protein sequence MTCIIRRHKLPVALFLISIGAVAALLLIQHANRDVRAEARARFIEQYNRQQSLMAELASHTLEELFATYHRNLDLVVNLFEGKAVTRHRVEEVKGSLKKIYSSLANTPVIEMVIFDSKGTAITIEPYDTYTIGRSYAWRDYYHWAREMGRPGQMYLSPYARLQGGMQRGNKALIVAEGIYGPGEKFLGVVICAIDFEVLAKKHILPIHIGKEGHAWLADISNRTMLVGPSGRLVGLSFEEAFLPRWPRLYQLLLSMENGKPGSDWYDYLDPGTYQHQVRKIGSYHPIRIENRLWALGISTPEHEVEELLSTFLHRQELFANTLLVTVLGVATLLLGFLINWNRVLSAQVQNHTRALSEAHTRLESTFDELLVAKKVAAVGQLALGLSHEIRNPLSAIQMNMQMIRKKIDLAGTLRENFAIVDGEIQRLNRLLKDVMDFARPRSLNLQNTELKEIISRLMQLLSQRLEEQLIRTTVRTESPIQLVCDPEQIHQVLLNLILNAMEAMNETPGERHLTIFARSADGMALVTVSDTGGGIPQGKLEQLFDPFYTTRASGGGLGLSIVQTIVLRHGGSVAVESQPGQGATFTVALPLKGPAGTGDMSQ